One genomic window of Quercus robur chromosome 6, dhQueRobu3.1, whole genome shotgun sequence includes the following:
- the LOC126688646 gene encoding probable inorganic phosphate transporter 1-3 produces the protein MAKNQLGVLNALDVAKTQWYHFTAIVIAGMGFFTDAYDLFCVSLVTKLLGRIYYTVPAIPNVTGKPGSLPPNVADAVNGVALCGTLAGQLFFGWLGDKLGRKKVYGITLILMVVCSIGSGLSFGKKREGVIATLCFFRFWLGFGIGGDYPLSATIMSEYANKKTRGAFIAAVFAMQGFGILGGGIVALIVSSAFRNKYDSPSFNENPGLSLPEQSDYVWRIIVMFGAVPAALTYYWRMKMPETARYTALVAKNAKQAAADMSMVLQVTLDAEEEKVERMAQEPSNSFGLFSKEFAKRHGRHLLGTTATWFLLDIAFYSQNLFQKDIFSAIGWIPPAGSMSALDEVFKIAKAQTLIALCSTVPGYWFTVAFIDHLGRFTIQLMGFFFMTVFMFAIGIPYHHWTLKPNHLGFVVMYSFTFFFANFGPNATTFIVPAEIFPARLRSTCHGISAACGKAGAIVGAFGFLYAAQSQDPAKVDAGYPTGIGVKNSLIALGCINFLGMLFTFLVPEPKGKSLEEITGEDDGEGGETETGTSRTRTAPV, from the coding sequence ATGGCTAAAAACCAATTGGGAGTGCTTAATGCACTCGATGTGGCCAAGACACAATGGTACCATTTCACCGCAATTGTGATTGCTGGAATGGGGTTTTTCACAGATGCATACGACTTGTTTTGCGTCTCCCTTGTCACGAAGTTACTCGGCCGCATATACTACACAGTACCAGCTATTCCTAATGTGACAGGTAAGCCTGGTTCATTGCCTCCTAATGTGGCTGATGCTGTTAACGGTGTCGCTCTTTGTGGCACTCTTGCTGGTCAGCTTTTCTTCGGTTGGCTTGGTGACAAATTGGGAAGAAAGAAAGTGTATGGTATAACCCTTATTCTCATGGTAGTCTGTTCCATTGGCTCTGGGCTCTCCTTTGGAAAGAAACGAGAAGGTGTCATAGCCACTTTGTGTTTCTTCCGGTTTTGGCTTGGATTTGGCATTGGTGGTGATTATCCTCTTTCCGCTACAATTATGTCAGAATATGCGAACAAAAAGACTCGTGGGGCGTTTATTGCTGCAGTGTTTGCCATGCAgggatttggaattttgggcGGTGGGATTGTTGCTTTAATAGTTTCAAGCGCGTTCAGAAACAAATACGACTCACCATCATTCAACGAAAATCCGGGCCTCTCCTTGCCTGAACAATCTGATTATGTATGGCGCATAATTGTCATGTTTGGGGCTGTCCCAGCAGCTCTCACATACTACTGGCGTATGAAAATGCCCGAGACAGCTCGTTACACTGCTCTTGTTGCCAAGAACGCAAAACAGGCTGCTGCAGACATGTCTATGGTGCTACAAGTTACTCTTGATGCTGAAGAGGAGAAGGTGGAGAGGATGGCTCAGGAGCCATCAAATTCCTTTGGTTTATTCTCCAAGGAATTCGCCAAACGCCACGGGCGTCACTTGCTTGGAACAACTGCTACTTGGTTCTTGCTGGACATTGCATTCTACAGCCAAAATCTTTTCCAAAAGGATATCTTCTCCGCTATTGGATGGATTCCACCAGCAGGGTCAATGAGCGCACTTGACGAGGTTTTCAAGATTGCAAAGGCACAAACACTTATAGCATTGTGCAGTACCGTGCCTGGATATTGGTTCACAGTGGCATTTATTGATCATCTTGGACGGTTCACAATCCAATTGATGGGTTTCTTTTTCATGACTGTGTTTATGTTTGCGATAGGTATCCCTTACCATCATTGGACTCTAAAACCCAACCATCTCGGCTTCGTGGTAATGTACTCCTTCACATTTTTCTTCGCCAACTTCGGACCAAACGCTACGACGTTTATTGTGCCAGCAGAAATTTTCCCTGCAAGACTAAGGTCTACATGTCATGGAATATCAGCCGCATGTGGTAAGGCAGGGGCTATAGTTGGCGCCTTTGGATTCTTGTATGCTGCACAAAGCCAAGACCCTGCCAAAGTAGACGCTGGGTACCCTACTGGTATCGGGGTGAAGAATTCGCTTATTGCGCTTGGCTGTATTAACTTCTTGGGAATGTTGTTTACCTTTTTGGTGCCAGAACCTAAGGGAAAATCATTGGAGGAGATTACTGGTGAGGACGACGGTGAAGGGGGTGAGACAGAGACTGGCACTAGTAGAACTAGGACTGCTCcagtttga